In the genome of Fusarium poae strain DAOMC 252244 chromosome 1, whole genome shotgun sequence, the window CATGACGGCGGAAGTCTGAAGACTGTTAGTATTGTTACAGTACGATAATCTCAAGTAACTTACGCTTCGCGGAGTCCTGAATCAAGCTTGCAAGAACAAAGCTGAGATAGTATCCAGGGTAGAATCCATGCCACAGAGCACTGGTGCCAAAGGTCATAAGACTGGCGCGGAAGCCAGGCTTCTTGCCTCGAGGGGTAACCCGCAAATAGACGTAATTCCTCAGCCAGTTGCTGGTGTTAATATTCCACCCTCCAAGGTACCCACGCGGGTTCTGCGCCGTCTCGACGGCCCAGGGGTCGATATTTTGTAAACGATTCCAGAAGACCTTGCCCGTGACAGGATCTACGCCATTGTAGCCCATCCCCGTCAGGATACAAGCGCCTTCGGTAAGATACCAGACACCGTAGTACTTGAGTCGTGCGGTGAAACTGACCATGTGCATAATCCAGACACGGCGGAGGAAACCGTAGTTCATGTAGGTATCGACAGTGAGCAACGTAGGATAGTATGAACCACCAAGACCCATGAACATGGCGATGAGGAAGAGACCACTGGCGGCTTTCCAAGCTGCTGGACCACCACTTCGAGGAATCTTTCGCTTCTTCCTGACAGGAGGCTTCTTCGATGGGTCGACATTTGGTGCGTCGAAGAGGGTTGTATCAAGCCACTTGCGATAGTCGACGAAATCGAAAGAGGGGCCAGCGAAGAGCGCAGGGAAGAACAGCACCCAGCCAGCATAGTCCAACACAGGAGGCAGCTCTTTAAGCATGTTCCTCTTCTGGGGATCAGACAGATACTCCTCTGGGAGTTGACCATCAGCAACGTTCCAACAAAACGCGCTCAGTTTCATGAGAAGCACCATCTGGGCACCTGTGACATCGGCGCTCGACGGGTCGTTGACTGCTTGGCGGGCGATGTGGCTGATGGACATGTGGCCCATGACGAAAGCGAAGCCTATCCATGGCATATATGGGCTCGTTCGGAG includes:
- a CDS encoding hypothetical protein (TransMembrane:9 (o23-39i51-69o94-113i125-144o171-190i227-249o371-390i422-442o454-471i)~BUSCO:16750at5125); this translates as MLYFLHRPFVALASTVGAAPDDLKLVTSFLISYPLAALLKRIPDSKPQLKNLFSIGVSLFYLVGLFDLWDGARTLLISAGGTYCIAKYLRTSPYMPWIGFAFVMGHMSISHIARQAVNDPSSADVTGAQMVLLMKLSAFCWNVADGQLPEEYLSDPQKRNMLKELPPVLDYAGWVLFFPALFAGPSFDFVDYRKWLDTTLFDAPNVDPSKKPPVRKKRKIPRSGGPAAWKAASGLFLIAMFMGLGGSYYPTLLTVDTYMNYGFLRRVWIMHMVSFTARLKYYGVWYLTEGACILTGMGYNGVDPVTGKVFWNRLQNIDPWAVETAQNPRGYLGGWNINTSNWLRNYVYLRVTPRGKKPGFRASLMTFGTSALWHGFYPGYYLSFVLASLIQDSAKHFRRHVRPFFLDPISGNPSPKKKYYDIASYLVTQLTFTFATAPFLVLTFQGSLLAWSRVYFYAVVWTVASLVFFYSPPSKAFLKTQLEKRQGRANAKLAHSVSTDSLNGKDPILGISKDPEGDVQEAVLELKAEMEMRRRMGMPIPKGMPIPK